The following DNA comes from Desulfovibrio sp..
GGTGCTCATGCCAACGGCGTCAGCCCCCCACTGCCGGTACATGCGCGTCTCGGCCGGGGTTTCCATTTCCGGGCCGTGCACGCCGATATACACGCCGCGCTCAAGCCGCAGGCCCATCTTGGCCGAAGTTTCCATGGCCAGGGCGCGCAAATCCGCGTCAAAGGGCACGCTCATGTCAGGGAAGCGCTGCCCCCACTGATCGCAGTTACAGCCCACCAGGGGCGAATGCCCGGTATGGTTGATAAAATCCGTCATGCACATGATGGAACCAGCGTCAAAGGTGGGGTTGAGCGCCCCGGCCGCATTGGTGATGATGAGGGTCCTGACGCCCATACCCGCCATCACGCGCACGCCCATGCACACTTCCGCCGGGGTGCGCCCTTCATATAAATGGCACCGCCCCTGCTGGATGAGCACGGGCCGACCCGGCGAATCGTCATCTTCGCCACAGGCCGTGGGGAACCGCCCCCACACAAAAGCGC
Coding sequences within:
- a CDS encoding purine-nucleoside phosphorylase produces the protein MQNSQEVQSATAALRAALEAASGAFSQPFGARCISCGSAEKNASPIGLILGTGLSGLADRLAERVAVPYADLPGFPASSVDSHVGAFVWGRFPTACGEDDDSPGRPVLIQQGRCHLYEGRTPAEVCMGVRVMAGMGVRTLIITNAAGALNPTFDAGSIMCMTDFINHTGHSPLVGCNCDQWGQRFPDMSVPFDADLRALAMETSAKMGLRLERGVYIGVHGPEMETPAETRMYRQWGADAVGMSTVLEVIAARHLGMRVLGLSCLSNKNLPDCMTPAPLEEIILVAAQAGKNLGRLIRAMVTKL